The genomic DNA GCGATGCGGCGCAGGATGGTTTTCACGCTGGGTTTCCCCCCGGCCTGGCGCGGCGCGCGCGGAGCGCTTGGCGGCGGCCTGATTGTCCGGGAGCGGGGCGCGCTTGCATATCACGCGCGGCCCCGCGCCGCATCATGGTTTTTCGACGTTCCACATGACCGGAATGCCGGTCTTCATCAGCTCGGTGTGCGTCAGCCCGCGGATGGCCGACACCGGCTTGAATTCGCCCCACATCACGTATGGCACCGACTCGTAGGCGCGCGCCTGCAGCTTCGCGGCGATCTCCTTGCGCTTGGCCGCATCGGACTCCTGGATCCACTGCGTGCGCAGCGCGTCCAGTTCCTTGTCGCAGGGCCAGCCGGGCAGGCTGTTGCCGCAGGCGGCCGACAGCCATGGATTGGTGACCGGCGTGCTGGCATCGTAGTACCCGCCCCAGGTCAGGAACAGGTTCCAGCCCCCCTGGTCGGGCGGGTCCTTCTTCAGGCGGCGCGCCGCCAGCGAGGCCCAGTCCATGGTCTGCAGGTCGACCTTGAGGCCGGCCTTCTTCATGTTCTGGGTCAGCACCATGACGGCGGGCGCGCTGATGTGGTCGGTGGGGTAGAGCACCACGATCTTCTCGCCTTTGTAGCCGGCCTCCTGCAACAGCTGCCTGGCGCGCGCCAGGTCGGGCTTGGCGTAGGGCGCCGCGCCCGCGTCGCTGGCCAGCGGCGAGCCACAGATGTACAGCGTGGCGCAATAGTCGACCCGGTACTTCTCGGGGTAGCCGATGGCCGACAGCATTTCCTTCTGGTTCACCAGGTAGTACAGCGCCTGGCGCGCCTGCGGCTTGTCGAACGGCGGATGCAGCGCGTTGACGATGGCCATGCCCTGCGTGGCCACCGAGGTGCTCAGCTTGATGTCCGGGTTGCTTTCCAGCACCGGCAGGAAGTCCGGCGTGGTCTGCTCGATCATGTCGACTTCGCCGTTCATCAGCGCCGCCGTGGCGGTGTTGCCGTCGGGAATGTAGATCCACTCGACCCGGTCGACCTTGGCGACCTTGCCGCCGGCCAGGCCGTCGGCCGGTTCGTTGCGCGGCACGTACGCCGGGTTCTTCACGTACACGACCTTGTTGCCGGGCACCCATTCATCGCGCTTGAACAGGAACGGACCGGAGCCGACCATTTCCGTCACGGGCGTGTTGGCGTCGGTCTGCGCCAGCCGCTTGGGCATGATGAAGGGAGGCATGCCGGACGGCTTGGCCAGCGCGTCCAGCACCAGGCCGAAGGGCTGCTTGAGCGTCAGCGAAAAGCTGTCGGGACCGGTCGCGGCCAGTTCCGCGCCCGCCGCCATCAGGGCCTGGCCCAGCGTGTCCTTCTTGGCCCAGCGTTGCAGCGACGCAATGCAGTCCTCGGCCGTGACCGGCGTGCCGTCGTTGAATTTCAGCCCCGGACGCAGCTTGAAGGTCCAGGCCTTGCCGTCGGGCGAGGCGGTCCAGCTTTCGACCATCTGCGGCTTGGGCTGGCCGTGGCTGTCCTGCGCGAACAGGGTGTCGAACACCATGTAGCCGTGGTTGCGCGTGATGTAGGCGGTGTTGAACAGCGGGTCCAGCGTCTTCAGGTCGGCGTGCGGCACCATCCGCAGCGTCTTGCCTTGCGCCTGGGCCGGCTGGCCCGCGGCCAGGCCGAGGGCCAGCAGCGTGGCGGCGCCCAGCAGGCTGAATCGTTTCATCATGGTCATCCCCTTGTTTTCTCCGGTTGCCTGCGTGGGCAATGGGTTGGATATCAGCCCTTGAAGGGCCATTTCGGCAGCTTGCGCTTGGTGAAAGGCAGCGCGTTGTAGTCTTGCGTGATCGCCCCGGGCGTCTCGACATAGATGACGTTGCGGCCGAGCTTCGAGTACGAGGCGTAGAAATGCTGCGACGACTTCGGAATGACCAGCTTCATCGCGCCCAGGTCCACGCCGAACTGCGTGAACAGGTCGGTATCCATGGCCTGGGTGCGGTTGGTGGTCATGACGATGGTCACCCCCTGGCTGCGCACCACGGCCACATCGCCCAGCAGCGCGGGCGTGCCGGCCAGGCCGGTCATGACGGCGTCGCGCTTGAGCGCGACGATCTCACAGGCCAGGTCCAGCGGCTGGCCCGACACCGGCGCCACCTTGCCGCCGATGCGCAGCTTGATCTGCGCGCCTTCGCCGGCCTCGAAACAGAGCTGCACCGCCACCGGATCCCAGAACGGGCCGGTCGCCACGTCCTGGATGCCGCGCGCCAGCACGCGCTCCAGGATGAAGGTGGCATCGCTGGGCGCGCCGCCGCCGGCGTTGTCGGCCGAGTCGGCCAGCACCACCGGGAAGTCGGCCAGCGCCAGCGCCTGGTCCAGGGCTTCGTCGGCGCCGGGATAGGGCGGCGCCAGCTGGTCGCGAAAGCCGATGATCTCTTCGCCCAGCGCGCGCGCCAGCCGTTCGGCCTGGCCGGCGTCGCCATCGGTGTAGACCAGCACCTTGGAACCCATGTCGGGCGTGTCGCCCCACGGGAAGCCGTGGGCGATCGATACCGACAGCACGCCTTCCTTGCCTTCCATCGCCAGCAGGCGGTCGACGAAGCCGCGCATCGGCTCGCGGCTGGTGTGCATGATGGAGATCATCTCGCAGTCGAAGACCGCGCGCGTCGGCTTGATGCGGCCCGCGGCGCGCGCCACGCACAGGTCGACCAGGTCGTAGGCGCGGTCCAGGATGTCGGTGTGCGGATATTCCTTGAAGCACACCAGGAAGTCGGCGCTGTTCACCATGGCGTCGGTCAGGTGGCAGTGCGGATCCAGTTCGGCGCCGATCACCGTGTCGGGGCCGACGATCTCGCGCGCCCGCCGCAGCAGGTCGCCTTCGCAGTCGTCATAGCCGTCAGCCACCATGGCGCCGTGCAGGCCGAACAGCGCGATGTCGACCTTGCCGGCGCGCCGCAGGTCGTCGAGCAATTCGTCTCGCAAGGTCTCGTAGGCGTGGCGCGTGGTCAGGCCGGCCGGCGTCGCGCCCGCCGTCATGCCCTCGATCAGCGTCCAGTCCTTGCCCTGGGCGCGCTGGCGCGCGGCCCACAGCGGGCCGGAGAACATCTGCATGCGGTCCGGGTGCTGGCCGGCCGGGTAGTAGCCGCGCGCCCGATAGGCCGACAGGCCGGTCGGGATGGGGGAAAAGGTATTGGTCTCGGTCGCCAGGGACCCGGAAAAAATCTTCATGCGCTCGCTCCGTTCTGGATGGTTGCCTTCAGTCGTTTCCGATATACGCCTGCACTTCGATCTCCACGTCGACGTTCAGGGCCAGGGCCGACGCCACCGTCGAACGCACCGGCAGCGCCGCGCCGAAGAACTCCTTGTAGACCTCGTTGAAACCCGCGAAGTGGCCCATGTCCGACAGCCACACCGTGGCCTTGACCACCTGGTCCAGGCGCGCGCCGCCGGCCGCCAGGCTTTCGACGATGCGCTCGCAGGCCGCGCGGGTCTGGGTCTGGATGTCGCCGCGCACCACCTCGCCGGCGGCGCTCATCGGCACCTGGCCCGAAAGGAACAGGAAGCCGCCGGCCTTCACGGCCCGCGAAAACGGGAACGGCAGGCTGCTGGGCAGGCGCTGGATGGCTTGGCTCATGGAACGGGCTCCTATCGGGAAGGGGAGAAACGGGCCGGCGACAGGCGCGCGGGGTCGACGCCCTGCGCGGTCAGGCTGGCGCTCAACGGCAGGTCGAGCAACAGGTCGGCCGCCAGCTGCGAAACGCCGGCGGCGGACTGGATGCCGTAGCCGCCCTGCGCCGCCAGCCAGAAGAAGGCGGGGCTGGCGCTGTCCCAGCCGATCACGAAATCGCCATCGGCCACGAACGAGCGCAATCCAGCCCAGGTGTGGCGCGGACGGCGGATGGTCAGCGAGGTGGCCGCTTCGATGCGGTAGATGCCGGTGGCCACGTCCAGTTCCTCGGGCACCACGTCATGCGCCGGGACCGGGTCGGCATTGGCGGGCGAGCCGAGCAGTTGGCCTGCGTCGGGTTTGAAATAGAAGCTCTCGTCCACGCCCACCACGGCGGGCCAGTGCGCGAAATCGACGTCGTCCGGCCCGGTGAAGGTGAAGGCGGTGCGGCGGCACGGTTGCAGGCCCACGGGCCGCACGCCGCACAGTTCGGCGGTGTGGTCGGCCCAGGCGCCGGCGGCGTTCACCAGCACGCGCGCCCGCAGCGACTCGCCGCCGGCCAGCGTCAGGGTCCAGGCGCCGTCCTCGAACGTGGCGGTAACGAGTTCGGCGTTGTTGCGCAGCGCCGCGCCCTGGCGCGTCATGCCGCGTAGGAAGCCCTGGTGCAGCGCATGCACGTCGATGTCGCGCGCATCCGGCTCCTCGATCGCGCCGCAAAGTTGGTCGGGCCGCAGGCAGGGCACCCGCGCCAGCGCCTGTTCGGCGTCGATCAGCGTGACGTTGGGCGACTGGCTGCGGAAATCGTCATAGACCTCGCGCAGCAGGTCCTGCTGGCCCGGCGCGGCGATGTACAGCACGCCGCGCGGGCTCAGCAGGGGATGCTCGCAGAAGCCTTGCGGCGGATGTTCGTAGAAATCGCGGCTGGCGCGGGTCAGCGCCTTGATCTGGGCGGTGCCGTAGGTCTCCATGAACATGGCGGCCGAGCGGCCGGTGGAGTGGTAGCCGGGCTGGGCTTCGCGCTCCAGCACCACGACGGAGGCGGACGCGCTCAGGCGGTAGGCCACGGATGCGCCGGCGATGCCGGCGCCGATGACGGCGTAATCGTATAGGGGGTCTGCGGCCATTTTGTCGGAAGCGAGAATTCTCTTATTTGATAATTCTCGAATACGATAGTTGTTTGGCATGGGGCGGGTAATAGGGGTTGTCCCGAGGGCCGGTCCCCGGGCCGCGTAAAATCGCGGCCATGCTTCCCACTCAAGTCATCGTTGCGCTGCTCGTGCTGCAGCTTGCCCTGGTCGTTCCGCTGGTCGCCGTCGTGATCCAGCTGCTGCGCTTGTTCCACTGGCGTTTCCGGGCCGATCCGCAGGCCCGCGGCGAACGCCCGCATTTCACCGGTCCGGTGCTGGCGCTGCTGTTCAGCGCGCTGGCCGCCAGCGACTTCATCGGCTACGAGCCGTTTCCCACGCTGTCGCGCCTGAATCCCGTGCCGCTGGGGGCGCGCGCCTACTTCACGGTGGCGATGCTGGCGCTGGCGGTATGGTGCTGGGCCTACGCCGGCGCCATCCGCGAGCGCGTGCGCCGACTGTTCTGAACGCAGTCTTGCCTGTGGCGGCCGCATCGGGCCGCCGTTTGGATGCGTCGCCCCGGCCCGCATCAGGCCGGCGGGCAGCCCCCAGGCCTCGCGCTCAAACCGGCGGCGCGGCCCTAGGCCGCCGCGCTGTCGGCCGGCAGCGCCGGCCCCGACACCCCACCGCGCAGCGATTCCAGCAGCACGCGCTTGTTCTCGCGGCTGCGGTAGGCGTGTTCGCGCATCAGGTTCTCGGCGCGCGCGGCTTCGCGCCGCGTAATCGCCCGCAGCAGGTCCTCGTGGTCCGATTGCGCCCGCAGCACGAAGGGCGTCTCCAGCAGGGAAGGGGTGGACGGCAGCGTCAGTGCGGCGGGGCCGGCCAGCGGCGTCTTGTTGTTGTGTTCCAGCGCCGACAGCAGGGCGCGGTTGCCGGCCGCTTCGCACAGGATCTCGTGGAAGCGGCGGTTGATCTGGCCCCAGGCGCGCGCATCCACCGTGGCCTTGGGGTCGCGCCGCGCCGGCGCCAGCAGGGCGCGGCCTTCCTCCACCGCCTGCGACAACTGTTCCAGCACCTCGGCGCTGGCGCCGCGCTCGGCCAGCAGCCGCGCCGCCATGCCTTCCAGCACCCCACGCACTTCGACCGCGTCGCCGATTTCGTCGACGGTGAAGGCCCGCACGCGAAAGCCGCGCGAGGGCAGGCGCTCCAGCAGGCCTTCCTTTTCCAGCTCGGTCAGGGCGATGCGCAGCGGCGTGCGTGACACGCCCAGGCGCGCCGAGAACTGCAGTTCCACCACGCGTTCGCCGGGTTGCAGGGCGCCGGAAAGCACCATGTCCCGGAGTTCGGAAATCACTTTGTCGATCTGAGCGGCC from Achromobacter xylosoxidans includes the following:
- a CDS encoding ABC transporter substrate-binding protein; this translates as MMKRFSLLGAATLLALGLAAGQPAQAQGKTLRMVPHADLKTLDPLFNTAYITRNHGYMVFDTLFAQDSHGQPKPQMVESWTASPDGKAWTFKLRPGLKFNDGTPVTAEDCIASLQRWAKKDTLGQALMAAGAELAATGPDSFSLTLKQPFGLVLDALAKPSGMPPFIMPKRLAQTDANTPVTEMVGSGPFLFKRDEWVPGNKVVYVKNPAYVPRNEPADGLAGGKVAKVDRVEWIYIPDGNTATAALMNGEVDMIEQTTPDFLPVLESNPDIKLSTSVATQGMAIVNALHPPFDKPQARQALYYLVNQKEMLSAIGYPEKYRVDYCATLYICGSPLASDAGAAPYAKPDLARARQLLQEAGYKGEKIVVLYPTDHISAPAVMVLTQNMKKAGLKVDLQTMDWASLAARRLKKDPPDQGGWNLFLTWGGYYDASTPVTNPWLSAACGNSLPGWPCDKELDALRTQWIQESDAAKRKEIAAKLQARAYESVPYVMWGEFKPVSAIRGLTHTELMKTGIPVMWNVEKP
- a CDS encoding M81 family metallopeptidase; protein product: MKIFSGSLATETNTFSPIPTGLSAYRARGYYPAGQHPDRMQMFSGPLWAARQRAQGKDWTLIEGMTAGATPAGLTTRHAYETLRDELLDDLRRAGKVDIALFGLHGAMVADGYDDCEGDLLRRAREIVGPDTVIGAELDPHCHLTDAMVNSADFLVCFKEYPHTDILDRAYDLVDLCVARAAGRIKPTRAVFDCEMISIMHTSREPMRGFVDRLLAMEGKEGVLSVSIAHGFPWGDTPDMGSKVLVYTDGDAGQAERLARALGEEIIGFRDQLAPPYPGADEALDQALALADFPVVLADSADNAGGGAPSDATFILERVLARGIQDVATGPFWDPVAVQLCFEAGEGAQIKLRIGGKVAPVSGQPLDLACEIVALKRDAVMTGLAGTPALLGDVAVVRSQGVTIVMTTNRTQAMDTDLFTQFGVDLGAMKLVIPKSSQHFYASYSKLGRNVIYVETPGAITQDYNALPFTKRKLPKWPFKG
- a CDS encoding RidA family protein; its protein translation is MSQAIQRLPSSLPFPFSRAVKAGGFLFLSGQVPMSAAGEVVRGDIQTQTRAACERIVESLAAGGARLDQVVKATVWLSDMGHFAGFNEVYKEFFGAALPVRSTVASALALNVDVEIEVQAYIGND
- a CDS encoding NAD(P)/FAD-dependent oxidoreductase; its protein translation is MAADPLYDYAVIGAGIAGASVAYRLSASASVVVLEREAQPGYHSTGRSAAMFMETYGTAQIKALTRASRDFYEHPPQGFCEHPLLSPRGVLYIAAPGQQDLLREVYDDFRSQSPNVTLIDAEQALARVPCLRPDQLCGAIEEPDARDIDVHALHQGFLRGMTRQGAALRNNAELVTATFEDGAWTLTLAGGESLRARVLVNAAGAWADHTAELCGVRPVGLQPCRRTAFTFTGPDDVDFAHWPAVVGVDESFYFKPDAGQLLGSPANADPVPAHDVVPEELDVATGIYRIEAATSLTIRRPRHTWAGLRSFVADGDFVIGWDSASPAFFWLAAQGGYGIQSAAGVSQLAADLLLDLPLSASLTAQGVDPARLSPARFSPSR
- a CDS encoding GntR family transcriptional regulator, which encodes MAAQIDKVISELRDMVLSGALQPGERVVELQFSARLGVSRTPLRIALTELEKEGLLERLPSRGFRVRAFTVDEIGDAVEVRGVLEGMAARLLAERGASAEVLEQLSQAVEEGRALLAPARRDPKATVDARAWGQINRRFHEILCEAAGNRALLSALEHNNKTPLAGPAALTLPSTPSLLETPFVLRAQSDHEDLLRAITRREAARAENLMREHAYRSRENKRVLLESLRGGVSGPALPADSAAA